From a single Chitinophaga sp. Cy-1792 genomic region:
- a CDS encoding sensor histidine kinase, with translation MTIPKFAVSYFWTYLLYSMDALGYFFYIQAVRREKRLRDVELKQLQMEQNRLQSEYAFLNAQINPHFLYNTLNFFYAKSLNCSKELSEGILTLSEIMRYSLEPNESMDGKVTLSKEVEHLKNVIKINQLRFSNTLHLDFVILGDITSIRIIPLVLITLVENAFKHGDLTDPYHPVRIRLEVNEDQTRLQFTTFNKRKAGPKELSHGIGIENIRKRLYWTYHDFHTFETGEVAGDSMFYAATLTINFQAAAEHQRHLPMLIATPLNSKPDLQ, from the coding sequence ATGACCATACCCAAATTTGCAGTAAGTTATTTTTGGACATACCTGTTGTATTCGATGGATGCATTAGGTTATTTTTTTTATATACAGGCAGTAAGAAGAGAAAAGCGGCTTAGAGATGTTGAGTTGAAGCAACTGCAAATGGAGCAAAACAGATTACAATCGGAATATGCATTTTTGAATGCGCAGATTAACCCTCACTTTTTGTATAATACCCTCAATTTCTTTTATGCCAAATCCCTGAATTGTTCAAAAGAGCTGTCTGAAGGGATTCTTACCTTGTCGGAGATAATGCGCTATTCGCTGGAACCCAATGAGAGTATGGATGGTAAAGTGACGCTGTCAAAGGAAGTAGAACATCTTAAAAATGTAATTAAGATCAACCAGTTAAGGTTCAGTAATACATTGCATCTTGATTTTGTGATATTGGGTGATATTACTTCCATCAGAATTATTCCGCTGGTACTGATAACACTGGTAGAAAATGCATTTAAACATGGAGATCTTACAGATCCTTATCACCCGGTAAGGATACGGCTGGAGGTAAATGAAGATCAGACCAGGCTTCAGTTTACGACATTTAACAAAAGGAAGGCAGGCCCTAAGGAACTATCTCATGGAATTGGTATTGAAAATATCCGGAAACGGCTATACTGGACATATCATGATTTTCATACGTTTGAAACGGGAGAAGTAGCAGGGGACAGTATGTTTTATGCTGCAACATTAACGATCAATTTCCAGGCAGCCGCTGAACATCAGCGGCATCTGCCAATGCTCATAGCAACACCATTAAATTCAAAACCCGATTTGCAATGA
- a CDS encoding LytTR family DNA-binding domain-containing protein encodes MINCLIVDDEQHAIDVLAYYIKQTSYLHLLHSTTNPMEALTVVNTNKIDLIFLDIQMPEISGIDFIKTIQGSCRVILTTAYSEFAAESYDLEVVDYLLKPIPFPRFLKAAQRALTMSTSGTTQVSNELDDDDYIFVKTEQKGKMLKINLRDIDYIEGMKNYVAIHHNGQKTMALLNMKDLEERLPRKQYMRVHKSFIISISKIIAVEGNQIMLRNINADILLGETYKPGFIEMMKLKMM; translated from the coding sequence ATGATTAATTGTCTGATAGTGGATGATGAACAACATGCTATTGATGTCCTTGCTTATTATATAAAGCAGACATCTTACCTGCATCTCCTGCATTCCACCACTAACCCGATGGAAGCACTAACAGTTGTAAATACAAATAAAATTGATTTAATTTTTTTGGATATACAGATGCCTGAAATATCTGGTATTGACTTTATTAAAACAATTCAGGGCAGCTGTAGGGTAATATTAACGACAGCCTATAGCGAGTTTGCCGCCGAAAGTTATGATCTGGAAGTAGTAGATTATCTCCTGAAGCCGATACCTTTTCCCCGGTTTCTGAAGGCAGCCCAACGGGCATTGACCATGAGCACTTCTGGTACCACACAGGTGAGTAATGAATTGGATGATGATGACTATATTTTTGTGAAGACGGAACAAAAAGGGAAAATGCTGAAAATCAATTTAAGGGATATTGATTATATAGAAGGTATGAAAAATTATGTGGCTATTCATCATAATGGCCAGAAAACTATGGCGCTGCTGAATATGAAAGACCTGGAAGAGCGTTTGCCACGTAAGCAGTATATGCGGGTACACAAGTCGTTTATTATTTCTATCTCTAAAATCATTGCTGTAGAAGGTAATCAGATCATGCTCAGAAATATTAACGCAGACATTTTATTGGGCGAAACATATAAACCGGGTTTTATTGAGATGATGAAGCTGAAGATGATGTAG
- a CDS encoding rhomboid family intramembrane serine protease: MNTGIISLGLVLANIIVSWLAFRNKTFYGQYILKADKIFISRQYYRFITAGFIHRSWSTLLLNMFTLYFFTCQAVYALPVTSFLLTYFISLVLGNVIQLFACRKQSGHQICGAQWATAGVMLATIARIGDFPLSIFGLFNMAAWCYTLVFLLIYVIPMIWPKYGQYKGDIDDRYNLERADRAQIIDDILEKIQQKGINSLTTAERKALEEHSQRL; this comes from the coding sequence ATGAATACCGGTATAATCAGCCTGGGGCTCGTTTTGGCAAACATTATTGTATCATGGCTGGCATTTAGGAATAAAACTTTCTACGGGCAATATATTTTAAAGGCAGATAAGATTTTTATCTCCCGGCAATACTATCGCTTTATTACCGCTGGCTTTATTCACCGTAGCTGGTCTACACTGCTGCTGAATATGTTTACCCTGTACTTCTTTACCTGCCAGGCCGTATATGCATTGCCGGTAACCAGCTTCCTGCTGACCTATTTCATCTCGCTGGTGCTGGGAAATGTCATCCAGCTGTTTGCCTGCCGCAAACAGTCGGGACATCAGATATGTGGCGCACAATGGGCCACTGCCGGTGTCATGCTGGCTACCATCGCCAGAATAGGAGACTTTCCCCTGAGTATTTTCGGCCTCTTTAATATGGCTGCATGGTGCTATACCCTGGTATTCCTCCTGATTTATGTAATACCCATGATATGGCCTAAATACGGGCAATACAAAGGGGATATTGATGACCGTTATAACCTGGAACGTGCCGACAGAGCCCAGATCATCGATGATATCCTCGAAAAAATACAGCAAAAAGGCATTAACAGCCTCACCACTGCCGAAAGAAAAGCACTGGAAGAACATTCCCAGCGGCTGTAG
- a CDS encoding rhomboid family intramembrane serine protease: MSQLQEKFRHIIIPSLFVVVGFIGLYTFLHWLVFIRLELIPLDEDLLLFWLPFLLSWVPVLIWFRDKIKMVAATGTRELVLQLFLALSMAIPTIVVQHYLVSATGKLTPLQTISDIGSTPKTKYYSLKNCYLDKEHIGVQHAVDVSGRSDEHFNMHLYLALPILDKAADTASHVCAAWYAIHYSETLDNDLSGEEKEAAYKKFINETADKYEKDSLTGFSYLERVPVSEAGKAFQKAIASDKTFTSSDNIILRPRFGTFEDRNSSPVWMPLSFLLFFGVWACIVVYSPLRKVPINELDTEMHTMKEHQQYSQEHQHQPQQRTGGPRKPNYDVLKIRKGYVVTPLLIYINVGVFLAMAVSGLGVLSFSAEDLLRWGADFRPYTVNGQWWRLVTSMFLHGGLLHVAMNMYGLLFAAGLLERLLGSKKLLIVYMVTGIVASLASIAWHPATVSVGASGAIFGLFGVLLALLILDRKNDLSKGLLMNMLFWTGINLTLGFSAGIDNAAHIGGLVSGLIIGSFLAPGMKRKLEELRRGGPASPSNQD; this comes from the coding sequence ATGTCTCAACTGCAAGAAAAATTCCGCCATATCATAATCCCGTCACTATTTGTTGTGGTCGGCTTTATAGGGTTATATACCTTCCTTCACTGGCTGGTATTTATCAGGCTGGAACTCATCCCGTTAGACGAAGACCTGCTGCTTTTCTGGTTACCTTTCCTGCTATCGTGGGTACCTGTACTGATTTGGTTCCGCGACAAAATAAAAATGGTAGCCGCTACAGGTACAAGGGAACTGGTACTGCAGCTTTTCCTGGCATTGTCCATGGCCATTCCTACCATTGTAGTACAGCATTACCTGGTATCTGCCACCGGCAAACTGACGCCACTTCAAACTATTTCAGATATAGGCAGCACTCCCAAAACGAAGTATTATAGTCTGAAAAACTGCTACTTAGACAAGGAACATATTGGCGTGCAACATGCTGTTGATGTTTCTGGCCGTAGTGATGAGCATTTCAATATGCACCTTTACCTGGCCCTCCCTATCCTGGATAAGGCCGCAGATACAGCATCACACGTATGTGCTGCCTGGTATGCCATCCATTACAGCGAAACGTTGGATAATGACCTTAGCGGTGAAGAGAAAGAAGCGGCCTATAAAAAATTTATTAACGAAACAGCCGATAAATATGAGAAAGATTCCCTGACAGGATTTTCTTACCTGGAGCGGGTGCCGGTAAGTGAAGCTGGAAAAGCTTTCCAGAAGGCAATAGCATCGGACAAAACATTTACATCTTCCGATAATATCATATTGCGCCCCCGATTCGGTACATTTGAGGACAGGAACAGCTCGCCGGTATGGATGCCTTTATCTTTTCTCCTTTTCTTCGGTGTCTGGGCCTGTATCGTGGTGTATTCACCACTTCGGAAAGTTCCTATAAATGAACTGGATACTGAAATGCATACTATGAAAGAACATCAACAATATTCGCAGGAACATCAACATCAGCCGCAGCAGCGCACGGGAGGTCCCCGTAAGCCCAATTATGATGTGCTGAAAATCAGAAAGGGGTATGTAGTTACGCCGCTGCTGATTTATATTAATGTAGGCGTTTTTCTGGCGATGGCAGTGTCGGGATTGGGCGTACTTTCATTCAGTGCAGAAGATTTGCTCCGATGGGGCGCTGACTTCAGGCCCTATACTGTCAATGGACAGTGGTGGCGGCTTGTAACCAGTATGTTCCTTCACGGAGGTTTGCTGCATGTGGCCATGAATATGTATGGTTTGCTGTTTGCTGCCGGTTTGCTGGAACGATTACTGGGCAGTAAGAAGTTACTGATCGTTTATATGGTAACCGGTATTGTAGCGAGTCTGGCCAGTATTGCATGGCATCCGGCAACAGTGAGTGTGGGCGCTTCCGGCGCTATCTTCGGATTGTTCGGTGTACTCCTTGCACTGCTTATCCTTGATCGCAAAAATGATCTCTCTAAAGGACTACTTATGAATATGTTGTTCTGGACAGGCATTAACTTAACGTTGGGATTCAGTGCCGGCATCGATAATGCCGCACATATCGGTGGCCTGGTGAGTGGATTGATCATCGGTTCCTTCCTCGCACCCGGGATGAAAAGAAAGCTGGAAGAATTACGCCGGGGAGGGCCTGCCAGTCCATCAAACCAGGACTAA
- a CDS encoding S41 family peptidase, translating to MKIRMLLLALLLAGSATYAQTECDCAAEFKYIKQKVETNYVGFNDKIKQKGRSKYDSISNSILKLAPQAIKPAYCLFLVQRYLDYFQDGHLVLYRKEDSIKRPWVEMVRKARAEVTPVKLSPQRITNLKSATGAEGIFWNKDRSFRIAVINDENPFRNYVAQIMISPSNSWRPGDVLMEFNYDSVNYKFNGFQYTEEGLIQPISYDVKGNSFGPWLREGNVTNNNPEPAGIEKKVRLPWTSGKQLSPKTFYLRVASFNTDQARVIDSVVAANKAAIESSPYLIVDIRGNGGGSDFSYSSISPYLYTDSVKIVGADFYSTKDNITAWKKVAAQPDMPDETKEVIAAFVDSMVMHPGKMIHVIPDGYKKLTVTHPVPKKVVVLIDGENASTAEQFILEAMQSKKTTLMGTHSAGILDYANMLDIDFKTLSYTLGYPSSRSRRVDQGLAIDNVGIKPQIQLKEDQDWIAAAQLYLEGNSK from the coding sequence ATGAAAATAAGAATGCTATTGTTAGCCTTGCTGCTAGCTGGATCTGCCACCTATGCACAAACAGAATGCGATTGTGCTGCAGAATTCAAGTATATCAAGCAGAAGGTGGAAACCAACTACGTCGGATTCAACGATAAAATAAAGCAGAAAGGCCGCAGTAAATACGACAGCATCAGCAACAGTATCCTAAAGCTGGCGCCACAGGCTATTAAGCCTGCCTATTGCCTGTTCCTGGTACAACGGTACCTGGACTACTTCCAGGATGGGCACCTGGTTTTGTATCGCAAGGAAGACAGCATTAAAAGACCATGGGTGGAAATGGTGCGTAAAGCCCGTGCAGAAGTTACTCCGGTGAAACTGAGTCCGCAACGTATCACCAATCTGAAAAGCGCTACCGGTGCGGAAGGCATTTTCTGGAATAAAGACAGATCTTTCCGTATCGCGGTTATAAATGATGAAAATCCATTCAGGAATTATGTAGCACAGATCATGATTTCGCCTTCCAACAGCTGGCGCCCTGGCGATGTACTGATGGAGTTTAATTACGACTCTGTAAACTATAAATTCAATGGCTTCCAATATACCGAAGAGGGCCTGATACAGCCGATATCCTATGATGTTAAAGGCAATAGCTTTGGCCCATGGCTTAGAGAAGGCAATGTGACAAATAATAACCCGGAGCCTGCCGGAATAGAAAAGAAAGTGAGATTGCCATGGACTTCCGGTAAACAACTTTCTCCTAAAACATTTTACCTGCGTGTGGCCTCCTTTAATACAGATCAGGCGAGGGTGATCGACTCTGTAGTAGCGGCCAATAAGGCAGCAATAGAAAGCTCTCCATACCTGATCGTGGATATTCGTGGTAACGGTGGTGGATCTGATTTCTCCTATAGCAGCATCTCTCCATACCTGTATACCGACTCAGTTAAAATAGTAGGTGCAGACTTCTATTCTACCAAAGACAATATTACTGCCTGGAAAAAGGTTGCCGCGCAGCCGGATATGCCAGATGAAACCAAAGAGGTAATTGCAGCATTTGTAGATTCAATGGTGATGCATCCGGGAAAAATGATACATGTTATCCCTGATGGTTACAAGAAGCTGACAGTAACACATCCTGTTCCTAAGAAGGTAGTGGTACTGATAGATGGAGAAAATGCCAGCACAGCAGAACAGTTTATCCTGGAGGCGATGCAGAGCAAAAAGACTACGCTGATGGGAACACATAGTGCAGGTATCCTGGATTATGCCAATATGCTGGATATAGATTTCAAAACGCTGTCTTACACGCTGGGTTATCCATCTTCCCGTAGCCGCCGTGTGGATCAGGGGCTGGCGATCGATAACGTTGGTATCAAGCCACAAATACAGCTGAAAGAAGATCAGGACTGGATTGCAGCGGCACAGCTGTATCTCGAAGGAAATAGTAAATAA
- the nfi gene encoding deoxyribonuclease V (cleaves DNA at apurinic or apyrimidinic sites), giving the protein MISEAAAIAEQTRLSKTIISVDHLPHPVKFIAGTDVEYDKETDLIAGSIVVLNYETLEIVEISTHCMQVTFPYIPGLFSFRELPPLLVAYEQLQQKPDLIVCDGQGMAHPRRFGMASHLGVTIQQPTIGCGKTRLCGYFEEPAPERGAVSPLLAEDNQEVIGNVLRTQTGINPVYVSVGHMISLATATDIVLKLATSYRLPETTRIADNYGRLALEEYKKSRSL; this is encoded by the coding sequence ATGATTAGCGAAGCTGCTGCCATTGCTGAGCAAACGAGACTTAGCAAAACTATAATATCTGTTGATCATCTCCCCCACCCTGTAAAATTCATAGCAGGAACAGACGTTGAATACGATAAAGAAACCGACCTGATCGCCGGAAGCATTGTCGTATTAAATTATGAAACACTCGAAATTGTTGAAATTTCCACTCACTGCATGCAGGTTACCTTTCCCTATATCCCCGGACTTTTCTCTTTCAGGGAACTGCCGCCACTGCTGGTGGCCTATGAACAGCTGCAACAAAAACCAGACCTGATCGTCTGCGATGGCCAGGGCATGGCGCATCCCCGCCGCTTCGGCATGGCCTCGCATCTCGGCGTCACCATTCAGCAACCAACGATTGGCTGTGGAAAAACCCGCCTGTGCGGTTATTTCGAGGAACCAGCTCCGGAACGCGGTGCTGTCAGTCCGCTACTCGCAGAAGATAACCAGGAAGTAATCGGTAACGTACTCCGCACACAAACAGGTATCAATCCTGTGTACGTTTCTGTCGGTCATATGATTTCCCTGGCCACCGCCACCGATATTGTACTGAAATTAGCTACTTCCTACCGCCTGCCTGAAACTACCCGCATCGCGGATAACTACGGCCGCCTGGCACTGGAAGAATATAAAAAATCCCGGTCGCTGTAA
- a CDS encoding SRPBCC family protein has translation MSNTSGMVLSIETIVNAPIEKIWKMWSDPNDIIQWNTASEDWHTPRAENDLRPGGKFSYRMDARDGSFGFDFGGEYTLVDDHKLIEYRLGDGRKVKIVFEEVEGGVRITEDFETETKNPVEMQQAGWQSILNNFKKYVESH, from the coding sequence ATGAGTAATACATCTGGTATGGTACTTAGCATTGAAACTATTGTTAATGCACCAATAGAGAAAATCTGGAAGATGTGGTCCGATCCGAATGATATTATCCAGTGGAATACCGCTTCGGAAGACTGGCATACACCGCGGGCAGAGAATGATCTTCGGCCAGGTGGTAAATTCTCTTATCGAATGGATGCGAGGGATGGTAGTTTTGGGTTTGATTTTGGAGGCGAGTATACATTGGTAGATGATCATAAGCTGATTGAATATAGGCTGGGGGATGGCAGAAAAGTGAAGATAGTATTTGAGGAGGTGGAAGGCGGTGTTCGCATTACAGAAGATTTTGAAACAGAAACGAAGAACCCTGTGGAAATGCAGCAGGCGGGATGGCAGTCTATCCTGAATAATTTTAAAAAATATGTAGAGTCACACTAA